A single genomic interval of Candidatus Hydrogenedentota bacterium harbors:
- a CDS encoding DEAD/DEAH box helicase → MTHELRLTPGGQLRWQTLNDDAKHLAPLQKHFAHDWREGLFSLAAAKYDVGPYPTLIFWQEFASQYLTALCHVAPSARDCSVPPPDQETAETLAINAPPMVGGEYLTPGMLVRIWKSLDRWVVDQSTLDDGLDAFLHAWAPKWRQVGQVCFHLAENPADPERPFAFLSTYAQGFSTDGSLKHQPLRNALEQFAGDNKRSALLKLLTPVERAAKACPWLREMVDSGAIYHATAWTASEAYRLLLSAETLEECGLALRLPNWWKKRPRPQIAVTIGEQRSTTLGASAVLDFKMEVALGDEALTRDEVDMLLEGGDGLVFLRGQWIEVSKAKLSEALAHWQVIEREAQDGHIDFIEGMRLLAGASRDLRPDEHAEEERPWVHVAAGEAMHRILTGLRDPANLEHLGCPPGLKGELRPYQRDGLNWLHFLSELGLGACLADDMGLGKTVQVLAAMLVRRKSDATVERPPALLVVPASLLGNWKSESNRFTPALRLAILHTSEMEVDSMDAISDDPEGRLRGTDLVMTTYGMVTRLGWLSEFEWDTIILDEAQAIKNPATRQSKAIKKLRGGRRIALTGTPIENRLGDLWSLFDFLNPGLLGSATQFKGFLKSLEAREHDHYAPLRKLVNPYILRRLKTDRAIISDLPDKTETSRFCNLTPLQIKLYQHTVNAMANALESSDGMARRGLVLKTLTRLKQICNHPSQLTGDGGYSAKASGKFQRLAEICEELAERQERVLIFTQFREIIPALGDHLASLFGRPGLALHGGTSVGKRRALVDQFQEEDGPPFFILSIKAGGTGLNLTAASHVIHFDRWWNPAVENQATDRAFRIGQRKNVLVHKFVTLGTIEERIDALIEEKRQLSAEILSNDGEINLTELSNDELMNLVRLDVNRAAI, encoded by the coding sequence ATGAACTTCGACTTACGCCCGGCGGCCAGTTGCGCTGGCAGACCCTGAACGACGACGCGAAGCACCTGGCCCCCCTGCAGAAGCACTTCGCCCACGACTGGCGCGAAGGGCTTTTCTCTCTTGCCGCCGCAAAGTACGACGTGGGCCCCTACCCTACCCTGATATTCTGGCAGGAATTCGCCAGCCAGTACCTCACGGCGCTGTGCCATGTGGCGCCCTCGGCCCGAGACTGTTCTGTCCCGCCGCCGGACCAGGAGACCGCCGAGACGCTCGCGATTAACGCCCCTCCCATGGTGGGTGGCGAATACCTTACCCCCGGGATGCTCGTGCGCATCTGGAAATCCCTGGATCGCTGGGTGGTGGACCAGTCCACGCTGGATGATGGACTGGACGCCTTTCTGCACGCCTGGGCCCCGAAATGGCGGCAGGTGGGCCAGGTTTGCTTTCACCTGGCGGAGAATCCCGCCGATCCGGAGCGTCCCTTCGCCTTTTTGAGCACCTATGCCCAAGGCTTCAGCACCGATGGCTCCCTCAAGCATCAGCCGCTGCGCAATGCCCTCGAGCAGTTTGCCGGCGACAATAAACGAAGCGCCCTGCTCAAACTGCTCACGCCGGTCGAGCGCGCGGCGAAGGCGTGCCCCTGGCTTCGCGAGATGGTGGACTCAGGCGCTATCTACCACGCCACGGCGTGGACCGCGTCGGAGGCGTACCGGCTCCTCCTCAGTGCGGAAACCCTGGAAGAATGCGGTCTTGCCCTGCGCCTGCCCAACTGGTGGAAGAAGCGGCCCCGTCCCCAGATAGCGGTTACGATTGGTGAACAGCGCAGCACCACCCTGGGCGCATCGGCGGTGCTGGACTTCAAGATGGAAGTCGCGCTGGGGGACGAAGCCCTGACGCGCGACGAGGTGGACATGCTCCTGGAAGGGGGCGATGGACTCGTGTTTCTTCGGGGACAGTGGATCGAAGTAAGCAAGGCCAAATTGAGTGAGGCGCTGGCCCACTGGCAGGTGATCGAGCGCGAAGCACAGGATGGCCACATCGACTTTATCGAGGGCATGCGTCTTCTCGCGGGCGCCTCGCGCGACCTTCGCCCCGACGAACACGCCGAGGAGGAGCGCCCCTGGGTTCACGTGGCGGCGGGGGAGGCGATGCACCGCATACTGACGGGCCTGCGTGACCCGGCCAATCTCGAGCACTTGGGTTGCCCGCCGGGCCTCAAGGGCGAACTGCGCCCCTACCAGCGCGATGGCTTGAACTGGCTCCACTTCCTCTCTGAACTGGGCCTGGGCGCCTGCCTCGCCGACGATATGGGCCTGGGAAAGACGGTGCAAGTGCTCGCGGCCATGCTGGTGCGCCGCAAGAGCGACGCGACGGTGGAGCGCCCGCCCGCACTGCTGGTCGTTCCCGCATCGCTCCTGGGGAACTGGAAGAGCGAATCCAACCGCTTTACACCCGCACTCCGCCTGGCGATCCTTCATACTTCGGAGATGGAAGTGGATTCCATGGACGCCATCTCGGACGATCCGGAAGGTCGCCTCCGGGGGACCGATCTGGTCATGACCACCTATGGCATGGTGACGCGGCTCGGCTGGCTGTCGGAGTTTGAATGGGACACGATCATCCTGGACGAGGCGCAGGCCATCAAGAACCCCGCCACGCGCCAGAGCAAAGCGATCAAGAAGCTGCGCGGCGGACGCCGCATAGCCCTCACCGGCACCCCCATCGAAAACCGCCTGGGCGACCTCTGGTCCCTCTTCGACTTTCTGAATCCGGGGTTGCTGGGGTCCGCAACGCAGTTCAAGGGCTTCCTCAAAAGTCTGGAGGCGCGGGAGCACGACCACTACGCCCCCCTGCGCAAACTGGTGAATCCCTATATCCTGCGACGACTCAAGACGGATCGGGCGATTATTTCGGACCTTCCCGACAAGACGGAAACGTCGCGTTTCTGCAACTTGACGCCCCTCCAGATTAAACTCTATCAGCACACCGTCAACGCCATGGCCAACGCGCTGGAGTCCTCCGACGGCATGGCCCGTCGCGGCCTGGTGCTTAAGACCCTCACGCGGCTGAAGCAGATCTGCAATCATCCGAGTCAGCTCACCGGCGATGGCGGCTACAGCGCGAAAGCGAGCGGTAAATTTCAGCGGCTGGCCGAGATCTGCGAAGAGCTCGCCGAACGTCAGGAGCGCGTACTTATATTTACGCAGTTTCGCGAGATCATTCCGGCGCTGGGCGATCACCTGGCTTCCCTCTTCGGTCGCCCCGGCCTGGCGCTTCACGGGGGCACCAGCGTGGGGAAACGGCGCGCCTTGGTGGATCAATTCCAAGAGGAAGACGGCCCGCCCTTCTTCATCCTGTCCATCAAAGCCGGTGGCACCGGTCTCAACCTCACCGCCGCCTCGCACGTGATACATTTCGACCGCTGGTGGAACCCCGCGGTGGAAAACCAGGCCACGGACCGGGCATTTCGCATCGGCCAGCGAAAGAACGTGCTGGTTCACAAGTTCGTGACACTGGGCACCATCGAAGAGCGTATCGACGCGCTGATCGAAGAGAAGCGCCAGCTCTCCGCCGAGATATTGTCGAACGACGGCGAGATTAATTTGACCGAGCTTTCCAACGATGAACTTATGAACCTTGTACGCCTTGACGTGAACCGCGCCGCGATTTGA
- a CDS encoding SWIM zinc finger family protein, which translates to MSFWRKYVPVAQRRAKAKREIKGLLKKGQTPQPVSVEGRAMATSFWGKAWCDHLESFSDYSNRLPRGRTYARNGSICHLEISSGRIDAIVSGSNLYEISITITPLPRDRWNAIVQKAAGGIGSVIELLRGELSHEVMRLVTDKSEGLFPKPAEIKLKCSCPDWADLCKHLAAVLYGVGNRLDTRPDLLFLLRGVDPQELISTSIALPDSARATHAIPDSALSGLFGITLDLTPPTENVAPKSLRSRPVATARKVTPTPRNPARRVKPITGPAIQRLRKRLGMTPEAFAKTLGVSLASVLRWEQIAGEVRLHAASRAALETLVSQPKVPRKIKP; encoded by the coding sequence ATGTCGTTCTGGAGAAAGTACGTCCCTGTCGCTCAACGCCGGGCCAAGGCCAAGAGGGAAATCAAGGGCCTGCTGAAGAAGGGGCAAACGCCTCAACCCGTCTCGGTGGAAGGCCGGGCCATGGCCACGAGCTTCTGGGGAAAAGCCTGGTGCGACCACCTGGAGTCTTTCTCCGACTACTCGAATCGCCTGCCCAGGGGCCGGACCTATGCCCGAAACGGGTCCATATGTCACCTGGAAATCTCGTCGGGCCGCATCGATGCCATCGTATCTGGATCAAACCTCTATGAGATTTCGATAACGATCACGCCACTCCCAAGGGACCGTTGGAACGCCATCGTCCAGAAAGCCGCGGGTGGAATCGGTTCTGTCATCGAACTGCTCCGCGGCGAACTCTCTCACGAGGTCATGAGGCTCGTCACCGACAAATCGGAAGGGCTCTTTCCCAAACCCGCAGAGATAAAGCTCAAGTGCTCCTGCCCCGACTGGGCGGACCTCTGTAAGCATCTCGCGGCGGTGCTCTACGGAGTGGGCAATCGCCTGGACACCCGGCCCGACCTGCTTTTTCTACTCCGGGGCGTGGATCCGCAGGAGCTGATCTCCACGAGCATCGCACTTCCCGATAGCGCAAGAGCAACGCACGCAATACCGGACAGCGCACTCTCCGGCCTCTTCGGCATCACCCTGGACCTGACGCCGCCGACAGAGAATGTAGCCCCGAAATCATTACGGAGTCGGCCAGTCGCAACCGCAAGAAAAGTGACTCCGACGCCCCGGAATCCCGCCAGGCGTGTGAAGCCCATCACCGGCCCCGCTATACAACGACTCCGCAAGCGACTTGGCATGACACCGGAGGCCTTCGCGAAGACACTGGGCGTCTCCCTCGCCTCGGTCCTGCGCTGGGAACAAATCGCCGGCGAGGTCCGACTGCACGCGGCGTCACGCGCAGCCCTGGAAACTTTAGTCAGTCAACCCAAAGTCCCCAGGAAAATAAAGCCCTGA
- a CDS encoding exo-alpha-sialidase, whose translation MRLQASERFNTKGDAMSNVCLMVSTEKGLFLLFSDSARERWEVLPPALKGWKVNYCTIDPRTGLMYAAVGHYVYGPTIQISRDRGRTWAQQEHGPAFGKESTSKLKNIWTIVPGLDSEPGTLYAGTDDAGLFVSRDGGVHWEELTAISEHPTRAEWMGGAGGMCLHSILLDKDRPDRILVGISAVGVLRSDDGGATFEPRNEGMPIIIEGENHKCVGSCVHALVQDPAVPSRIYQQNHQGVLRTADGGDHWERIENGLPSVFGFPMVIDPHDASTLYIIPQEADEYRIFKDGLPMVYRTRDRGDHWEPLRKGLPENCYSGVLRHAMVMDTCDAPGLYFGTSGGQLFYSLDRAESWRSIPCSLPRISSVRAAVLDGEP comes from the coding sequence ATGAGGTTGCAGGCCAGTGAACGTTTCAACACGAAAGGGGACGCCATGTCCAACGTGTGCCTCATGGTTTCCACGGAGAAGGGGCTCTTTCTCCTCTTCTCGGATAGTGCGCGGGAGCGCTGGGAAGTCCTTCCGCCCGCCCTCAAGGGTTGGAAGGTAAACTATTGCACCATCGATCCGCGCACCGGGCTCATGTACGCGGCCGTCGGCCACTATGTCTATGGCCCAACCATCCAGATTTCCCGCGATCGGGGCAGGACCTGGGCGCAGCAGGAGCACGGACCCGCCTTCGGAAAGGAAAGCACCTCCAAGCTCAAAAACATCTGGACCATCGTGCCCGGTCTCGACAGCGAGCCAGGCACCCTCTACGCCGGCACCGACGACGCGGGCCTCTTTGTCTCGCGCGACGGCGGCGTGCATTGGGAAGAACTCACGGCTATTTCCGAACATCCCACCCGCGCCGAGTGGATGGGCGGGGCGGGGGGGATGTGTCTTCACAGTATCCTGCTCGACAAGGACCGGCCCGACCGAATCCTCGTCGGAATTTCCGCCGTAGGGGTATTGCGCTCGGACGATGGCGGCGCCACTTTCGAGCCCCGCAACGAGGGCATGCCCATCATCATCGAAGGAGAGAACCACAAGTGCGTTGGCTCCTGCGTCCACGCCCTCGTGCAGGACCCCGCGGTTCCCAGCCGCATCTATCAACAGAACCACCAGGGCGTCCTGCGCACCGCCGACGGCGGCGACCACTGGGAACGTATTGAAAACGGCCTCCCCTCGGTCTTCGGCTTCCCCATGGTCATCGATCCACACGACGCCAGTACGCTTTACATCATCCCCCAGGAGGCCGACGAATACCGGATCTTCAAAGACGGCCTGCCCATGGTCTATCGCACCCGGGACCGGGGAGATCACTGGGAACCCCTCAGAAAGGGCCTGCCGGAAAACTGCTACAGCGGCGTCCTCCGCCATGCCATGGTCATGGACACCTGCGACGCGCCGGGTCTCTACTTTGGTACTTCCGGCGGTCAGCTCTTTTACAGCCTGGACCGCGCCGAGAGCTGGCGCTCCATCCCGTGCAGTCTGCCGAGGATCAGCAGTGTCCGGGCTGCCGTGCTGGATGGGGAGCCCTGA
- a CDS encoding MoaD/ThiS family protein codes for MAVVSVPFTLPGLLATCADGRKVVNVEAETVAGAIDALLIAYPLLKVHLYEEGGRLRPHVMFLYNDQSVKWLPSLNIALREGDRMTVLQLVSGG; via the coding sequence ATGGCGGTCGTCTCCGTACCCTTTACCCTGCCCGGTCTTCTGGCCACTTGTGCCGACGGTCGTAAGGTGGTCAACGTGGAGGCCGAGACGGTGGCGGGGGCCATCGATGCGCTCCTAATCGCCTATCCGCTGCTCAAAGTACACCTCTACGAAGAGGGTGGGCGACTTCGGCCCCACGTGATGTTCCTCTACAACGACCAGAGCGTTAAGTGGCTGCCAAGCTTGAACATAGCACTGCGGGAAGGTGACCGGATGACGGTGCTCCAGTTGGTTTCGGGGGGATGA
- a CDS encoding MFS transporter has translation MKDTQEVSPNYKWQVVGMLWFMAFFNYADRQAITTVFPLIKAEMSLTNEQIGYIGAAFAWIYGLAAPFAGAVVDRVRRKTAILVGLIAWSLICIATAGSKTFSHLMFWRAAEGLGESFYFPAAMSLTSDYHGKETRSRAMAIHQTSVYVGSIAGGAFSGLIGQHFGWRWSFVVFGSLGVMLGIILWQKLREPRRGAADLKDVGADDAHVAAKVSFAEFLNIVATTPTVLILLCAFLCANFVAAILLIWMPSYLTEKFGFSLAEAGLGATMSVQLASMVSVVLGGYLADKFRKTTTRGRIGVQMAGLLLGAPFVVLCGMTTEVLWLMVALSAWGFFKGLYDANIFASVFDVVRPEARGSVAGFMNCIGWLGGAGTAPIIVGKLAEKYSLGTAIALGSVVYLLGAVLLLVGMVFFVKRDVERMQSALVADAKS, from the coding sequence ATGAAAGACACGCAAGAGGTGTCTCCGAACTACAAATGGCAGGTCGTCGGCATGCTGTGGTTCATGGCATTTTTCAACTACGCCGACCGCCAGGCCATCACCACCGTGTTTCCGTTGATCAAAGCGGAGATGAGCCTGACCAATGAACAAATCGGTTATATTGGCGCGGCTTTCGCCTGGATATACGGCCTCGCCGCTCCTTTTGCGGGTGCCGTCGTGGACCGCGTGCGCAGAAAAACCGCCATTCTCGTCGGGCTCATCGCCTGGAGCTTGATCTGCATCGCGACCGCCGGCTCCAAGACTTTCAGCCACCTCATGTTCTGGCGGGCAGCCGAGGGCCTGGGCGAATCGTTCTATTTCCCGGCGGCCATGTCCCTAACCAGTGACTACCACGGCAAGGAAACCCGCTCCCGCGCCATGGCGATTCACCAGACCAGCGTGTATGTCGGCTCCATTGCCGGCGGCGCCTTCTCCGGACTGATCGGTCAGCATTTTGGCTGGCGCTGGTCCTTTGTTGTGTTCGGTTCGCTCGGCGTCATGCTCGGCATCATCCTCTGGCAGAAACTCCGCGAGCCCCGGCGCGGCGCGGCCGACCTCAAAGATGTCGGCGCGGACGACGCCCACGTTGCCGCCAAGGTCAGCTTCGCTGAATTCCTCAATATCGTCGCGACCACACCGACCGTGCTAATCCTGCTCTGTGCGTTTCTTTGCGCCAATTTCGTCGCGGCCATCCTGCTGATCTGGATGCCCTCCTACCTCACGGAGAAGTTTGGATTCAGCCTCGCGGAGGCGGGGCTGGGCGCCACGATGTCCGTGCAGTTGGCCAGCATGGTCAGCGTGGTCCTCGGCGGCTACCTCGCCGACAAGTTCCGCAAGACCACAACCCGCGGGCGTATTGGCGTGCAGATGGCCGGACTCCTCCTCGGCGCGCCCTTCGTCGTGCTCTGCGGCATGACCACCGAGGTCCTGTGGCTCATGGTGGCACTCTCGGCCTGGGGTTTCTTCAAGGGCCTCTACGACGCCAACATTTTCGCCTCCGTCTTTGACGTGGTTCGGCCCGAAGCACGCGGCTCCGTCGCGGGCTTCATGAATTGCATCGGCTGGCTCGGTGGCGCGGGTACCGCGCCCATCATCGTCGGCAAACTCGCGGAGAAGTACAGCCTCGGCACCGCGATCGCCCTCGGCTCGGTGGTGTACCTGCTGGGCGCGGTTCTCCTGCTCGTCGGCATGGTTTTCTTCGTCAAGCGCGACGTGGAGCGCATGCAGTCCGCCCTGGTGGCCGACGCGAAGTCGTGA